The genomic DNA GGAAGCCTTCCCTGCCGGGGTCTTGGCCGGTCCGGCATAGTAGATCGGATGATTGAGGAGATACTCCGGAACCGGCTTCCCGGCGTCGATGATCTCCTTGAACTTGGCATGTGCGATGTCGCGACCGACCACGATGGTGCCATTGAGAAGAAGGGGGGTTGCGACAGGATATTTGCTGAGTTCTGCGAGGATATCCTTCATCGGCTTGTTAAGGTCGACCTTCACGCCGTGCTCATGCTTGCCGCGGAACTGCTCGGGGATGAAACGCCCGGGGTTGCGGTCGAGCTCCTCTACGAAAAGGCCCTCACGGGTTATCTTCGCCTTGACGTTTCGGTCGGCGGAGCAGGAAACAGCCATACCGACCGGGCAGGAAGCCCCGTGGCGCGGCAGACGGATGACCCGGATGTCGTGGGCGAAATATTTCCCGCCGAATTGTGCCCCGATTCCCAGCTTGTACGCTGCCTGGAGAAGTTTCTCCTCCAGCTCGACATCGCGGAAGGCCTGACCGTACTCGTTCCCCTTGGTGGGCAGCTCGTCGTAATATTTCGCGGAGGCAAGCTTGACGGCTTTCATGCAGGCGTCGGCCGACGTGCCGCCGACTACGACGGCAATGTGGTAAGGAGGACATGCGGCGGTGCCGAGATATTTCATCTTGTCCACGATGAACTTTTCGAGTTTTTCCGGGGTGAGAAGCGCCTTGGTTTCCTGGAAAAGCGAGGTCTTGTTTGCCGAGCCGCCCCCCTTGGCCATGAACAGGAACTTGTAGGCATCGCCGTCTACGGCCTGGATGTCGATCTGCGCAGGGAGGTTGGTGCCGGTATTGATCTCCTCGTACATGTCCAGGGCCACCGTCTGCGAGTAGCGGAGGTTCTCTTCGGTATAGGTCTTGTGGATACCTTTGGAGAGGAATTCCTCGTCCTTCCCGCCGGTCCAGACCTGCTGCCCTTTCTTTGCAATCACGGTTGCGGTGCCGGTGTCCTGGCAGACGGGAAGCTCGAACTTTGCGGAGATCTCGGCATTACGCAGGAATGCGAGTGCCACACCCTTGTCGTTCTGGGAGGCCTCCGGGTCGCGGAGTATCTTGGCGACGGATTCATTGTGCTCGGGGCGGAGCAGGAAGGAGACGTCCCGCATTGCCTCGTTGGCCAGGACGGCAAGCGCCTCGGGGCATACCCGCAGCACATCCTGACCCGCGAACTGCTCGACCGTCACGTACTGCTCCGATCCTTCGATCTTGCGGTACTTGGTGGAATCCTTGCCCAGGGGGAAGGGCTCCTGGTAGACAAACGGTTTCGTAGCCATTCTGCTGTTCTCCTTTCGTAGTGAATTGCATAAGAACGGCAGGGGACAAAGACGCCCCCTGCTGGGGCCAAACAAAATGTATACAGTATGCACAAATATATTGGAAAAGTCTCAATTTGTCGAGAGGGAACTTTCGGGCTTTTCCGGAGCGCGTCCGCAGGAATCGGAAGGGCAACGGCCAACGGGTTAGCTGTGGCCGTCGGCGCGGCTCTCTGATAACATGCATGTATCATCTTTCAGAAGGAGGGAGTTATGGTGAGGATACTTGCTGCCGTCACCTGTCTTTTTATCGCTGCTCCGGCACTTGCCACCGACATGGAAACGATGATCTGCAAGAACGGCATCGTCTCCAAGGGAGATCTCGCCATAGAGGTTGTGGCGAAGTGCGGCGAGCCGGCTCAGAAAGCACAGCGGGAAGAAAAGCGCGGCGGTCTGGTCCGTGACATCCACGGCAGGGAACGCACGGTCTTCAGTCTCGTCACGATAGATGACTGGACTTTCAATTTCGGTCCACATGAATTCATGCAGCGCCTGCTCTTCGAAAACGGCAGGGTCGTCGGAATCGAGAGTCTCGGCTACGGATTCTGACCCAAGTGCCACCGGACATCCTCAATAGATTCCACCCGCTCATCCGGCAGTGGTTCCTGGAGCGTTTCGGCTCCCCGACCGATGTACAGGTGCGCACATGGGCCGAGGCGGTCGAAGGGAGGCATCTGCTTGTTACGGCACCAACAGGGAGCGGGAAGACACTGGCCGCCTTTCTCTGGGCGATAAACCAGCTTGTCGCAGGTGTATGGCCAAGGGGGGAAACCAGGCTCCTATACATCTCGCCCCTCAAGGCTCTCAACAATGACGTACGCCGTAACCTCATCACCCCGCTCCAGCAGATCGAGGCTCTATTCCGCGCCGCAGAAATCCCCTTTCCCGGCATCAACGTTCTGACCAGAAGCGGCGACACTCCGGGAGGCGAAAGGCAGCGGATGCTGCGAAAGCCCCCGGAGATCCTCATCACCACCCCCGAAAGCCTGAATATCCTTCTCACGTCACGATCCGGCCGGCACGCCCTCACCGGTGTCGCCACCGTCATACTCGATGAAATTCATGCAGTGGCAGGGAGCAAACGGGGAACGCACCTCATAACCGGCATAGACCGGCTCGTACTCCTGAGCGGAGAATTCCAGCGTATCGCTCTTTCGGCTACGGTAAAGCCTCTGAAAACCATTGCCGAGTTCATCGGCGGATCGCGTAGAAACAGGAGCGGGTTCGTCGGGAAGCGCGAAGTTGTGACCATCCAGGCCGACCAGACAAAGGAGTTCCGGGTCGAAGTGAGAGCTCCCGAAGCTCCCACGGAAGGCAATGACGACGATTTCTGGCCGCGACTGGCGGCGGAATGCAGGAAGATCATCTCCCAGCACCGATCTACCCTCTTCTTCGCCAACAGCCGACGGACAACGGAGCGGCTCACGCGGCTCATAAACGAGAAGGAGGCACAGGAAGTCGCGTATCCACACCATGGGTCCCTGTCCAGAGAGATCCGCCTCGCAGTGGAAGACCGGCTCAAACGGGGGGAACTGAAGGCGATCGTGGCCACCAACTCTCTGGAACTGGGCATCGACATCGGACATCTCGACAGCGTAGTTCTCATAGAGTCCCCCCGCTCCATCTCCTCCGCTATCCAGCGGATCGGCCGCTCGGGACATGGCGTCGGCGAGGTGAGCCGGGGCATTCTCTTCCCTTCCCACGGGATGGACTATGTCGAAGCCGCAGTGATCGCCAGGGCCGTCACCGAAAGGGACCTTGAACCGGTGCGCCCCGTGGAATCCGCCCTCGACATCCTGGCCCAGATCATTCTCTCGATGGCACTGGGGGAAGAATGGGATCTGGATGAACTCTACGCCTTCCTCACGTTGAGCTGGCCCTACCGGAATCTGCCCCGCGACCGCTTCGACCTGGTGGTGGGAATGCTCGAAGGAAGGTACGCCGATTCCCGGATACCGGAACTGCGGCCGCGCGTCAGCGTCGACAGGGTCACCAACACCATCGGCACGAAAGAGAATGCCGCCCTTGCAATATATAGGGAAGGTGGAACCATACCCGACCGAGGCTATTTCGAACTCAGAATGAAGGAGACGGGAGCAAAAATAGGGGAACTGGATGAAGAATTCGTCTGGGAGCGCCGGGTCGGGGAGACCTTTGCGTTCGGAGCGCAGGTATGGCAGATCCGGGACATCACCCACAATGCGGTGGAGGTTTCTCCCGCCAGGAGGTCGCTTCAGATCATCCCTTTCTGGAGGGGAGAGGAACTTGACAGGGACTTTCACTTCTCGGAGAAGATCTCCCGGTTTCTGGAAGGATGGAACGATCGGACAGGAGAAGAATCCTTCGTCGGCACAATTTCAGATTCTTACCCGCTAGACGAGCCGGCGGCGGAAGCTCTCGCCTCATTTTTGCGCCGGCAGCGGGAAGCTACCGGCACCGACCTCCCACACAGGCACCACCTGCTGATCGAGCGGTGCGATGCACCCGTGGAGGGGAGCGATGACGAGCAGGTAATACTCCACACCCTCTGGGGAAACGGGATCAACAGGCCTTTCGCCTTCACTCTCGCCGCTGCGTGGGAAGCACGCCACGGCTCCCCCCTCCCCTGTTTCTACAACAATGACGGCATCGCACTTCTGGTTCCACGGGGCACCGACCTCCACCGCATCTTCTCCCTCATCACCGCGGCCGACCTGGACGACCTCCTGGCTCGCACGCTCGAAGGCACCGGCTACTTCGGCGCACGGTTCAGAGAAAACGCAGGGAGGGCGCTTCTTCTCTCCAGATCCGGATTCAACAGGCGGATGCCGTTGTGGCTCACCCGGCTCCGGTCGAAAAAGCTCCTCAGCGCTGCAGCCCATTACCGGGACTTCCCGATTCGGATAGAAACCTGGCGCTCGTGCCTCCATGACGATTTCGAACTGCCGGCCCTCAGGCGCCTGCTCTCCGAGATAGAGACGGGGGAGATCCGGCTAGGCGAGACTCGGACCAACGTACCCTCGCCATTTGCCGAAGGGCTGATCTGGCAGCAGACGAACAGGTACATGTACGAGGACGATACGCCCGAGA from Geobacter sp. DSM 9736 includes the following:
- a CDS encoding DEAD/DEAH box helicase yields the protein MPPDILNRFHPLIRQWFLERFGSPTDVQVRTWAEAVEGRHLLVTAPTGSGKTLAAFLWAINQLVAGVWPRGETRLLYISPLKALNNDVRRNLITPLQQIEALFRAAEIPFPGINVLTRSGDTPGGERQRMLRKPPEILITTPESLNILLTSRSGRHALTGVATVILDEIHAVAGSKRGTHLITGIDRLVLLSGEFQRIALSATVKPLKTIAEFIGGSRRNRSGFVGKREVVTIQADQTKEFRVEVRAPEAPTEGNDDDFWPRLAAECRKIISQHRSTLFFANSRRTTERLTRLINEKEAQEVAYPHHGSLSREIRLAVEDRLKRGELKAIVATNSLELGIDIGHLDSVVLIESPRSISSAIQRIGRSGHGVGEVSRGILFPSHGMDYVEAAVIARAVTERDLEPVRPVESALDILAQIILSMALGEEWDLDELYAFLTLSWPYRNLPRDRFDLVVGMLEGRYADSRIPELRPRVSVDRVTNTIGTKENAALAIYREGGTIPDRGYFELRMKETGAKIGELDEEFVWERRVGETFAFGAQVWQIRDITHNAVEVSPARRSLQIIPFWRGEELDRDFHFSEKISRFLEGWNDRTGEESFVGTISDSYPLDEPAAEALASFLRRQREATGTDLPHRHHLLIERCDAPVEGSDDEQVILHTLWGNGINRPFAFTLAAAWEARHGSPLPCFYNNDGIALLVPRGTDLHRIFSLITAADLDDLLARTLEGTGYFGARFRENAGRALLLSRSGFNRRMPLWLTRLRSKKLLSAAAHYRDFPIRIETWRSCLHDDFELPALRRLLSEIETGEIRLGETRTNVPSPFAEGLIWQQTNRYMYEDDTPENQHTVSGRNFIEELALSPHLRPRIPAKLIDLFESKRQRRAAGYAPDSGRELIDWVKERLLIPMDEWHLLLDAMRRDYGHPPQEVLAGIAERVVKITVPPLQPLACAVEMLPEVAHALGRELEEITIAPLAGGAELRETVQQSVEFLYARYRSHSGVSADGEDSPSSRLLGRWLSFYGPVEVGLASRTLPFRHNLFEEALKAIEETGQVIIDNISEESALPEICDASNLESLLRSLRRARQPAFEALDISYLPLFLATFQGLTRPGSSIEDVRERLEQLFGLPLAAGAWEEEILPARASSYSTSWLDSLMHTSGLSWFGCGLRRLSFAFPEDIPLFMERDLSSENTSQAAARLIPDRKGRYGFQALRAHSGLPADIVSKQLWNLAWNGILSNDSFATVRKGIVRGFEEQAGLAQASQKRTTSRWKTGEGTAGSWFLLETTGPPPDDPIAAEELNKERVRVLMARYGILFRELLSRELPPLQWQKIFRTLRIMELSGEILSGSFFTGIPGLQFISTEAFGILRRELPEDAVYWLNATDPASLCGIGLEETKGVLPPRVPGTHLVYHGTRLVLVSRRLGKELLIKVPHDDPRLREYVSYFKVPLYREFNPRPHILVERINGRPALESPYRALLVEAGFQESYKGLELWKRYAGS
- a CDS encoding DUF2845 domain-containing protein, encoding MVRILAAVTCLFIAAPALATDMETMICKNGIVSKGDLAIEVVAKCGEPAQKAQREEKRGGLVRDIHGRERTVFSLVTIDDWTFNFGPHEFMQRLLFENGRVVGIESLGYGF
- a CDS encoding fumarate hydratase, which gives rise to MATKPFVYQEPFPLGKDSTKYRKIEGSEQYVTVEQFAGQDVLRVCPEALAVLANEAMRDVSFLLRPEHNESVAKILRDPEASQNDKGVALAFLRNAEISAKFELPVCQDTGTATVIAKKGQQVWTGGKDEEFLSKGIHKTYTEENLRYSQTVALDMYEEINTGTNLPAQIDIQAVDGDAYKFLFMAKGGGSANKTSLFQETKALLTPEKLEKFIVDKMKYLGTAACPPYHIAVVVGGTSADACMKAVKLASAKYYDELPTKGNEYGQAFRDVELEEKLLQAAYKLGIGAQFGGKYFAHDIRVIRLPRHGASCPVGMAVSCSADRNVKAKITREGLFVEELDRNPGRFIPEQFRGKHEHGVKVDLNKPMKDILAELSKYPVATPLLLNGTIVVGRDIAHAKFKEIIDAGKPVPEYLLNHPIYYAGPAKTPAGKASGSFGPTTAGRMDSYVDLLQSKGASMIMIAKGNRSQQVTDACKKYGGFYLGSIGGPAAVLAEENIKKVECIDFPELGMEAVWKIEVENFPAFILVDDKGNDFFKQLGL